The genomic window ACGCCATCGCCAAACTCAAGGCGGGAATTCAAGTTCACGCCAAGCAGAACCTCCCCATCCACTTGCTTGCGGAGGTAATGGCATGAACTGGTTTGGCTTCACGTTCTGGAAAGCCCGAGATTCGCTCGACTTACTTGGCATCTCGTTGGAGGACGTGTGCTCCCATATCTTCGCGATTGGCGGCACGGGAAGCGGCAAGACATCCGTTCTAAAGATTCTCCTCCGCGACATTCTTCGTCGCGGAGGGCCGAACATTGGCTGCCTGTGGTGTTGCGTCAAACCGGACGAGGCGGCCAACGCGTGCCGTGTCATTGAACTCGCCGGAGCCCAGGATCGGTTGTTGATCTTGGTGCCCGGCGAATTCACCTACAACTTCCTCTCTTTCGAACTGACTCGCCAAAATGGCTCGCCTACAACGGCCACCCAGCTCTTGCAGGACCTTAACAATCAACTCAGTCAATCTAAAGGAGAACATCAAGACAGTTTCTGGGCCAACTTGTATGCCATGCTACTCACCTGCTGCATTACCATCGCTTGGCTGTCCAAACGAGAAAAGGTAACCATCGAAGATGTTTACCGCGTGATGCTCTCTCTACCGGCGGCATTCGCTCAAGTGGCTTCAACCGAATTTCAGTCGAGTTCGTACGCTTTTCAACTGCTCCAACTGGCGGAGAATGGAATTCGAAATGCGGGGGAAATGCGGCAATACAAACAGTCCGCTTCCTTTTTGCTGTCCGAGTTCATTCAAATTGGCTCGAAGGCACGTGGGGCGGCGATCAGTGAAGGCTCGGCGGTGCTCGTGCCCTTTCTCAACTCGCCCATGTACGAGACCGTTTGTGCCGAACATTCCACGTTCTCTCCTGAGATGGCTCTGGACGGGGCATGTGTTGTTCTTGCGGCCCCCATCATGTCGCACGGTCCCGCGGGGATGCTCCTACAAAGCATCGTGACAACCCAGTTGAGCGAGGCGGCTCTCCGCCGCTTGAATCCGCAGACGACGACCATCGTCGTGCGGGACGAACTCCAGATGCTCATCAACAATCCTGCCAAGGAAGCAATGATTCAGTCGGTCTCACGGAGCCAACGCTTGGCGTTTGTGAGTGGCTGCCAAAGCTTACCAACGCTTCAGTCCGCCATGGGCGGAAACCAGGCAGAACAGGAACTTCATTCCGTGTTTGCCAACTATTCGACGAAACTGATTCTCTCCAACCATTGTGCCCGGACCAACGACTACTTCAGTCAAAGCTGGGGGCAGCATCGAGAAGACTTCGTCAGCGTCAGCGAGACGAAGGAAGAGGAGAAGTTCGACCTGCTTAATTTCTTGATGGGAAATGATCGATTTCTATTTTCTGTCTCCGAACAGATGGCTCCTCGTTGTCCTCCTGAGAGGTTTCTATCACTTCGTCGCGGAGGGCCACACAACAAACTCCTCGTTGATTTCTTTCTCAGCCAGGCGGGTCGCACCTACGGGCCGCAAGGCGATCCATTCACCTTAAAAACGCTAAGGCAAATCTAGATGACACACTTTGACAATGAACCCGTGCGTCCTGACCGGCCACCTCCGACCAAGCAGCCGGAGGAGTACCACGAAGAAGAGATCCGCAGCATCCGCAATGGAATCGGCGGATTCCTGATCGCCGGGTTCGCGATGGGAAGAACGCTGCAAATTTTCAGCCGCTCTCCTGGCTCGGCCGGTTCCATATTGGTGGCGGCCTGGGCGTTCGCCGTATTTGTGCAGGGTTACTACCTGCATGGGCACACGCAACTGCACGGACGCATCGATGCCATACCGTTTGAACTGCTGATTGCCGCTCAAGTTGTATGGTGGCTCGTGGGGCTAGTTTTAACGTTCGTCCACATTCTCTACCGTACGCAGGCACGGGATAGTGATCTCGGCCGCGGTGTCCTGTCTTGCTACTTTCCTCGGCTTTCGACTACGGCGGCGGGGATAGTATCCGACGTCGGTATTGGACTTGCCCTGGCCGCATTATTGCGGCTTTTTGCTTCGCCTGTTCAGTCCAACTGGTACTTGATCATGGTGGGCTGGATCTTGATCTGCCACTTCGCCTTTTTTCTGCACCAATGGTACCTCAG from Bremerella cremea includes these protein-coding regions:
- a CDS encoding TraM recognition domain-containing protein, with product MNWFGFTFWKARDSLDLLGISLEDVCSHIFAIGGTGSGKTSVLKILLRDILRRGGPNIGCLWCCVKPDEAANACRVIELAGAQDRLLILVPGEFTYNFLSFELTRQNGSPTTATQLLQDLNNQLSQSKGEHQDSFWANLYAMLLTCCITIAWLSKREKVTIEDVYRVMLSLPAAFAQVASTEFQSSSYAFQLLQLAENGIRNAGEMRQYKQSASFLLSEFIQIGSKARGAAISEGSAVLVPFLNSPMYETVCAEHSTFSPEMALDGACVVLAAPIMSHGPAGMLLQSIVTTQLSEAALRRLNPQTTTIVVRDELQMLINNPAKEAMIQSVSRSQRLAFVSGCQSLPTLQSAMGGNQAEQELHSVFANYSTKLILSNHCARTNDYFSQSWGQHREDFVSVSETKEEEKFDLLNFLMGNDRFLFSVSEQMAPRCPPERFLSLRRGGPHNKLLVDFFLSQAGRTYGPQGDPFTLKTLRQI